The DNA sequence TATTAATCTGGAACTCAGAAAATCAGGAAAAGATAGACCCTCTTTATTTGGGTTTGCACTTCCCTGAGTTCCTGATTTCCAAATTTGATTGAGCTTTGACCTTCTTATTTTGTACTTAGAAGGGCCTTTTCCGCCTCTCTAGCCTCCAGGAAGGCGCGACTTATACTTAGTGCCCGATTTAGTTCTGCTTTGGCCCGGGCCTTATTTCCTTTCTTCAGATAGGCCATGCCTAAGTGATAATGGATGGTAGGATGATTAGGAATCTTCTTAATGGCATCTTCAAACTCTCTTATAGCCCTATCAACAACGTTTTTCTTATAGTAGATCCATCCCAGAGTATCAGCGATGCCCGGGTCTTCAGGGTTCTGCTCTTTGGCCATTTGGGCCAGGGTAAGGGCTTCATCTATGTTTCCGCCATGTTCCGCCAGGTTACAGGCCAGGTTATTTGCCGCCGGTGCAAATTTCGGATTGATTTTTAAGATTTCCCGATATTCTTTCTGGGCAGCGTCATATTTACCCCGGGATTCATATAAGACCCCCAGACTCATGCGGGCGGTTATAGCCTTTGGATTCCTTTTTATAGCCTCCTGAAACTCTGCCATGGCCTTATCTGTGCGTTTTGTGGCTGCATAAAGCCTCCCCAGGGCCATATACGGAGAGACAAAGTCAGGACTGATACTAATCGCCTTCTTGTAGTTTACTTCCGCAAGATCAACCTTCTGATCCGCCAGGTGGAGATTGCCGAGCAGGTTATAGATAAAAGGATTGTTGGGGGAACGTTTAAGTTGTTCTTCCGACCGGGTTATGGCCTTTTTTAGATCTCTCCCCGCCACGTGAATAGAAACCACCTGGTTCAAGGCATCAATAAGATGGGGATTTAACTTTAAGGCGTCTTCAAACTCATTTAACGCCGGATTATTCTGGCCCATCACACGGTAAGCTATACCCAGACGATAATAACCTGCCGGTGACCTGGGAGCTATTTTCTTGGCCTCCTGATATTCCGTTTGCGCCTCCTTGACCTTCTTTTGCCCCATATAACTGTCTCCTAGGAGGAGCCTGGCCTGGAGATTTCCCGGCTGAATCTTGATCGCTTCCTGCAATTCCCTTTGCGCAGCATCAACGGCCCGTTCTCCCAGATATATCTCGGCCAGTAGCAATCTTGCCTTTGTAAGGCCCGGCGACTGCTTAACGACCTCGACTAGGCTGTTTTTGGCCAGTTGCGTTTCACCTTTTCCTATATGGGCTAAGGCCTTATAATAGCGGACGTCCTGAAGACGCGGCTCCTCTTTAAGAATCCCATCAAATTCGGTCAAGGCATTGGTAAAATCTCTCTTCTTGAGATAAATCCGGCCCTTAAGTATCCGGGCCGGGATGTTCTTTTCGTTTTCGTCAAGGATGTCTTCTAGTTTTTTTTCGGCCTCTTTTATCTTTCCGAAATCATAATAGAGCGTGGCTATGGCATTTTTGATATTCAGATTGTCCGGTTTTGCCTCTGAAGCCTTCTTGAAACCGGCAAGGGCCGGTTCAAATTTATTCTGTAAGGCATAATATTGTCCCAGGACCATAAAAGGTTTCGGGTCCTTGGGATCGATCTGGGCGGCCTTTTTAAAGGTACCCTCAGCCTCTGCCGGCCTGCGTGTTGCCATATAGAAATTGCCTAGTATAATGTAATAGTCTGCCTTCTTGGGATTTAAGGAGATAATTTTTTTCAATTCGGCTTCTGCCTGGTCAATCCGTCCGGTATGGGCATAAAAATCAGCCAGTGTGAGCCGGGGGCCAGGCGCTTTTTCATCTGCCGCCATTGCCTTTTTAAGGTATTCCTCCGCGAGATCTAATTTCTTCTGCCTTGCATAAATCCTGGCCAGTAATATGTAGGCCGGGGACTGTTTAGGATCGAGAGCAATAATTTTATTCAGGGTGGCAATAGTTTCGTCAGGTTTACCTTCTGCCAATAGAATGTTGCCTGACAGATAGAGGGCGTCAATATTGTCAGGCTCCTTTTTTAGGACTAAGGCGGCCTTTTCCTTTGCCTCCGGCAGTTTTCGGCCTAACATGTATAAATTCCCAAGTTTAATCTGGGCATCGTAAAGCTCAGGATTAAGTTCCACCGTTCGGTTTAGTTCTCCAAACGCACCCCTTAGATTCCCCTTTTTGAGTTGAGCAAGGCCTAATTGATAGTGCCCATCCACATATTTGGGATCGATCTGGAGGGCGTTCTTAAATTCAATAATAGCCTCATCCAGCTTATTTTCCTTAACCAACTCCATGCCCTTTTTATAATGTTTGGCCTTTTTTTCCTCGGGAGTGCTGCAAGCGACACAAATCAGCATCATTACTGCAACCAGGGAAAACCAAAACTTCTTTGTTCTCATTCAAGTCTCCTTGTCATTGAGCCTTCAGCTTTCAGCTATCAGCCATGAGCTGTTCGTTGCCGCACTATCTCAAAGAGAATCACGGCTCCGGCCACCGCGGCATTAAGGGAAGAGACCTTCCCTGACATGGGGATAGAGACCATTAGATCACAATGCCTTCTGACCAAAGGACGCATGCCTTTTGCCTCGCTGCCGATAACTAAGGCCACATTAGTTTTAAGATCCGTCTCATAAATCGTCTTATCGGCCCCGGCATCTGTGCCGATAACCCAATATCCGGCCTCTTTTAATCTTTCAAGCGCCCTCACAATATTTGTAACCCTGGCCACAGGCACATAAGTGAGCGCGCCGGCGGCCACCTTTTCTACTGTCCCGGTGACCTGTGCAGACCGGTCCTTAGGAATTACAATGCCTTGAACCCCGGCAGCGTGTCCGCTTCTTATTAATGAGCCAAGGTTCTGGGGATCAACTATCCCGTCCAACACCATTATCAGCCCGTATGTCGCAGGAGCGGCATAACTTAATATATCTTCTAAGGTTTTGTAACTAATTTCTTGAATATATGCGACTATACCCTGATGATGGCTATGGCCGACAATGTGTTCCAGTACCTCTTCCTTCTCAAACTGTACGCTAACTGACAGCGAACGGGCCAGTTCTATGATGGCCTGCCTGGCCTTTCCCTGACCGCCGTACTTAACCAGGATCTTTTGGACTAATTCCGGATTGTTTTTGAGCTTTTCTTGGACCGGGTGTATTCCCCATATCAGATCAGGCATCATCTACCCGCTATTCGCTAAACGCTATACGCTGATTGACAACCAGTTGAGTGAAGGAACGACGCGGGAGCGGCGGCAACGTTCGGCCTGGACTATAGCTGTAAAATTACGAACTGCCTCGTCCAGGTCATCATTTATGATAACGTAATCATATTCCCGAACAGCCCTTACCTCGCTGCGGGCATTGGCCATACGCAGTTTTAAGGCCTCTTCGTCATCACTCTGTCTTTTCCTGAGCCGTTCCTCCAAAACCTCCCAGGAGGGGGGCAA is a window from the Desulfovibrionales bacterium genome containing:
- a CDS encoding tetratricopeptide repeat protein: MRTKKFWFSLVAVMMLICVACSTPEEKKAKHYKKGMELVKENKLDEAIIEFKNALQIDPKYVDGHYQLGLAQLKKGNLRGAFGELNRTVELNPELYDAQIKLGNLYMLGRKLPEAKEKAALVLKKEPDNIDALYLSGNILLAEGKPDETIATLNKIIALDPKQSPAYILLARIYARQKKLDLAEEYLKKAMAADEKAPGPRLTLADFYAHTGRIDQAEAELKKIISLNPKKADYYIILGNFYMATRRPAEAEGTFKKAAQIDPKDPKPFMVLGQYYALQNKFEPALAGFKKASEAKPDNLNIKNAIATLYYDFGKIKEAEKKLEDILDENEKNIPARILKGRIYLKKRDFTNALTEFDGILKEEPRLQDVRYYKALAHIGKGETQLAKNSLVEVVKQSPGLTKARLLLAEIYLGERAVDAAQRELQEAIKIQPGNLQARLLLGDSYMGQKKVKEAQTEYQEAKKIAPRSPAGYYRLGIAYRVMGQNNPALNEFEDALKLNPHLIDALNQVVSIHVAGRDLKKAITRSEEQLKRSPNNPFIYNLLGNLHLADQKVDLAEVNYKKAISISPDFVSPYMALGRLYAATKRTDKAMAEFQEAIKRNPKAITARMSLGVLYESRGKYDAAQKEYREILKINPKFAPAANNLACNLAEHGGNIDEALTLAQMAKEQNPEDPGIADTLGWIYYKKNVVDRAIREFEDAIKKIPNHPTIHYHLGMAYLKKGNKARAKAELNRALSISRAFLEAREAEKALLSTK
- the rlmB gene encoding 23S rRNA (guanosine(2251)-2'-O)-methyltransferase RlmB, with product MPDLIWGIHPVQEKLKNNPELVQKILVKYGGQGKARQAIIELARSLSVSVQFEKEEVLEHIVGHSHHQGIVAYIQEISYKTLEDILSYAAPATYGLIMVLDGIVDPQNLGSLIRSGHAAGVQGIVIPKDRSAQVTGTVEKVAAGALTYVPVARVTNIVRALERLKEAGYWVIGTDAGADKTIYETDLKTNVALVIGSEAKGMRPLVRRHCDLMVSIPMSGKVSSLNAAVAGAVILFEIVRQRTAHG